A window of the Zonotrichia leucophrys gambelii isolate GWCS_2022_RI chromosome 18, RI_Zleu_2.0, whole genome shotgun sequence genome harbors these coding sequences:
- the TVP23C gene encoding Golgi apparatus membrane protein TVP23 homolog C isoform X2, producing the protein MVTIILLLSCDFWAVKNVTGRLMVGLRWWNQVDDDGRSHWVFEARKVPAQGGKTSSEAESRIFWLGLITCPMIWVIFAFSALFSFKVKWLAVVVMGVVLQGANLYGYIRCKVGSRKNLTSMATSYLGKQFLRQTMATEDQAAS; encoded by the exons ATGGTGaccatcatcctcctcctgtcCTGTGACTTCTGGGCTGTAAAG AACGTCACAGGGCGGCTCATGGTTGGCCTTCGCTGGTGGAACCAGGTGGATGatgatggcaggagccactgggTGTTTGAGGCCAGGAAG GTACCAGCACAAGGGGGTAAGACCTCATCTGAAGCAGAGTCCCGAATTTTCTGGCTAGGCCTGATCACCTGCCCCATGATCTGGGTGATCTTTGCCTTCAGTGCTCTCTTCTCCTTCAAAGTGAAGTGGTTG GCAGTGGTGGTGATGGgggtggtgctgcagggagccaaCCTCTACGGCTACATCAGGTGTAAAGTTGGCAGCAGGAAGAACCTGACCAGCATGGCCACCAGCTACCTGGGGAAGCAGTTCCTGCGGCAG ACCATGGCTACAGAGGACCAGGCAGCATCCTGA
- the TVP23C gene encoding Golgi apparatus membrane protein TVP23 homolog C isoform X1, whose protein sequence is MDSSDDIEDVSLFDADDDASRRSKKSKIRHPVASFFHLFFRVSAIVVYLLCELLTSSFIACMVTIILLLSCDFWAVKNVTGRLMVGLRWWNQVDDDGRSHWVFEARKVPAQGGKTSSEAESRIFWLGLITCPMIWVIFAFSALFSFKVKWLAVVVMGVVLQGANLYGYIRCKVGSRKNLTSMATSYLGKQFLRQTMATEDQAAS, encoded by the exons ATG GACAGCAGTGATGACATTGAAGATGTGTCTCTCTTTGATGCAGATGATGATGCATCCAGGAGATCCAAAAAGTCAAAAATAAG GCACCCAGTGGCATCATTTTTCCACCTGTTCTTCCGAGTCAGTGCCATCGTTGTTTACCTGCTCTGTGAGCTCCTAACCAGCAGCTTCATTGCCTGCATGGTGaccatcatcctcctcctgtcCTGTGACTTCTGGGCTGTAAAG AACGTCACAGGGCGGCTCATGGTTGGCCTTCGCTGGTGGAACCAGGTGGATGatgatggcaggagccactgggTGTTTGAGGCCAGGAAG GTACCAGCACAAGGGGGTAAGACCTCATCTGAAGCAGAGTCCCGAATTTTCTGGCTAGGCCTGATCACCTGCCCCATGATCTGGGTGATCTTTGCCTTCAGTGCTCTCTTCTCCTTCAAAGTGAAGTGGTTG GCAGTGGTGGTGATGGgggtggtgctgcagggagccaaCCTCTACGGCTACATCAGGTGTAAAGTTGGCAGCAGGAAGAACCTGACCAGCATGGCCACCAGCTACCTGGGGAAGCAGTTCCTGCGGCAG ACCATGGCTACAGAGGACCAGGCAGCATCCTGA